One Gossypium hirsutum isolate 1008001.06 chromosome A11, Gossypium_hirsutum_v2.1, whole genome shotgun sequence genomic window carries:
- the LOC107923090 gene encoding pentatricopeptide repeat-containing protein At4g02750 isoform X1 has product MKQNLKVIGEHTNHIFKQNTQITQLGKSGQIHEAVKLFSEMTRKNTVTYNSMISAFNKNGKINDARHLFDNMPRRNLVSWNTMIAGYLHSDRIDEAYRLFVKMPKRDRFSWTLMISYFTRKGELEKARELFDLFPHKRDVAFWNVMIRGYGEKGRIVEARRLFDEMPLRVVVSWNLMLSCYTRNGEMRLGREFFEGMALRDVVSWNLMVDGFIEVGDLDSAWEYFEKTPHPNVVSWVTMLCGLARSGKILEARRLFDQMQNKNVVSWNAMISAYVKDYQIEEAARLFSDMPNRDSFSWTTMIDGYVHVGQLDKARELLNQMPYKDIAAQTAMLSGYIKNKRMDEACQVFNEIAARDVVCWNTMIAGYSQMGRMDKALNLFKEMKDKDLVTWNTMIIGYAQIREMEEAVKIFNGMKIKNVVSWNSLITGFLQNGLSMDALTSFKLMAHEGLTPDHSTFACSLSACANLAASQVGKQMHNKVLKSGHLNDLFVGNALITMYAKCGCILCAQLIFDDLDEVDVISWNSLITGYALNGYGKQAVQLFQQMVSKGVQPDHVTFIGVLSGCSHIGLVDQGLKLFKHMTEIYSMEPLVEHYACIVDMLGRAGMLSEAFEVVRGLKIRANAGIWGALLVACKARGNLKLGKIAAEQLSEFEPRKTSNFVLLANMQADAGSWDEVENTRLSMKYTEAEKQPGCSWIEVRHQLHCFQSNMPMQPETAEVYSNLKTLTSQISNLDCVSNLIVSA; this is encoded by the coding sequence ATGAAACAAAACTTGAAAGTAATCGGTGAACACACCAATCATATCTTCAAGCAAAACACCCAGATTACCCAGTTGGGAAAATCTGGTCAAATCCATGAAGCCGTCAAACTTTTCTCCGAAATGACCCGTAAGAACACTGTAACATACAACTCCATGATTTCTGCCTTCAATAAAAACGGCAAAATCAACGATGCACGTCACCTGTTCGACAACATGCCCCGTAGAAACCTAGTTTCTTGGAACACAATGATTGCAGGGTATTTACACTCCGATAGAATTGATGAAGCTTATCGACTGTTCGTTAAAATGCCTAAAAGAGACAGATTCTCTTGGACTCTGATGATATCTTATTTTACACGTAAAGGGGAGCTTGAAAAGGCTAGAGAACTGTTTGACTTATTTCCTCACAAGCGTGATGTGGCTTTTTGGAACGTTATGATTCGAGGGTATGGTGAGAAAGGAAGGATTGTTGAAGCTAGGAGATTGTTCGACGAAATGCCACTTAGGGTTGTTGTTTCgtggaatttgatgttatcctgtTATACCCGGAATGGCGAAATGCGTTTGGGGAGGGAGTTTTTTGAAGGAATGGCGCTAAGGGATGTTGTTTCATGGAATTTGATGGTCGATGGGTTTATTGAGGTTGGTGATTTGGATTCTGCTTGGGAGTATTTTGAGAAGACTCCCCATCCGAATGTTGTTTCTTGGGTTACAATGTTATGTGGGCTTGCACGAAGTGGTAAGATATTGGAGGCAAGGAGATTATTTGATCAGATGCAGAATAAgaatgttgtttcttggaatgcTATGATTAGTGCTTATGTGAAGGATTACCAAATTGAGGAGGCTGCCAGGTTGTTCAGTGACATGCCAAACAGGGATTCGTTTTCATGGACCACAATGATTGATGGTTATGTTCATGTTGGCCAGCTTGATAAGGCAAGGGAATTACTGAATCAAATGCCTTACAAGGATATTGCAGCGCAAACTGCAATGCTTTCTGGATACATTAAGAATAAAAGAATGGATGAAGCTTGTCAGGTTTTTAATGAGATAGCTGCTAGAGATGTTGTTTGTTGGAACACAATGATTGCAGGGTATTCACAGATGGGAAGAATGGATAAGGCTCTCAATCTATTCAAGGAGATGAAAGATAAAGATTTAGTCACTTGGAACACCATGATCATTGGTTATGCTCAAATCAGAGAAATGGAAGAAGCGGTTAAGATATTCAATGGAATGAAGATAAAGAATGTAGTCTCTTGGAATTCATTGATAACAGGTTTCTTGCAGAATGGCTTATCAATGGATGCATTGACTAGTTTCAAACTGATGGCTCATGAAGGACTAACACCTGATCATTCAACTTTTGCATGTAGTCTAAGTGCATGTGCCAATCTCGCAGCTTCGCAAGTTGGAAAGCAGATGCACAATAAGGTTTTGAAGAGTGGTCATTTAAATGATCTGTTTGTAGGGAATGCGTTGATCACCATGTATGCTAAATGTGGATGCATCTTGTGTGCTCAACTCATATTCGATGATCTTGATGAAGTTGATGTTATTTCTTGGAATTCTCTGATTACTGGGTATGcgttaaatggctatggaaaaCAAGCCGTTCAACTCTTCCAACAAATGGTGTCAAAAGGTGTGCAACCCGATCATGTCACCTTCATTGGGGTTTTATCTGGTTGTAGTCACATTGGCCTTGTTGACCAGGGCTTAAAATTGTTTAAACACATGACGGAAATTTACTCTATGGAACCTTTGGTTGAACATTATGCTTGCATTGTTGATATGTTAGGCCGTGCTGGGATGTTATCTGAAGCCTTTGAAGTGGTGAGGGGATTGAAGATCAGGGCAAATGCCGGAATATGGGGTGCATTGTTGGTTGCTTGCAAGGCTCGTGGGAATTTGAAGCTTGGTAAGATTGCTGCAGAGCAGCTTTCAGAATTTGAACCTCGTAAAACATCAAACTTTGTGTTGTTGGCAAACATGCAAGCTGATGCTGGTAGTTGGGATGAGGTCGAAAACACAAGGCTATCAATGAAATACACTGAAGCGGAGAAGCAACCAGGGTGCAGCTGGATTGAAGTTAGACATCAGTTACATTGCTTCCAGTCCAATATGCCAATGCAGCCGGAGACTGCAGAGGTTTACAGCAACTTAAAAACTTTAACCTCACAGATAAGTAACCTAGATTGCGTTTCTAACTTAATCGTCTCTGCTTGA
- the LOC107923090 gene encoding pentatricopeptide repeat-containing protein At4g02750 isoform X2, with product MKQNLKVIGEHTNHIFKQNTQITQLGKSGQIHEAVKLFSEMTRKNTVTYNSMISAFNKNGKINDARHLFDNMPRRNLVSWNTMIAGYLHSDRIDEAYRLFVKMPKRDRFSWTLMISYFTRKGELEKARELFDLFPHKRDVAFWNVMIRGYGEKGRIVEARRLFDEMPLRVVVSWNLMLSCYTRNGEMRLGREFFEGMALRDVVSWNLMVDGFIEVGDLDSAWEYFEKTPHPNVVSWVTMLCGLARSGKILEARRLFDQMQNKNVVSWNAMISAYVKDYQIEEAARLFSDMPNRDSFSWTTMIDGYVHVGQLDKARELLNQMPYKDIAAQTAMLSGYIKNKRMDEACQVFNEIAARDVVCWNTMIAGYSQMGRMDKALNLFKEMKDKDLVTWNTMIIGYAQIREMEEAVKIFNGMKIKNVVSWNSLITGFLQNGLSMDALTSFKLMAHEGLTPDHSTFACSLSACANLAASQVGKQMHNKVLKSGHLNDLFVGNALITMYAKCGCILCAQLIFDDLDEVDVISWNSLITGYALNGYGKQAVQLFQQMVSKGRAGMLSEAFEVVRGLKIRANAGIWGALLVACKARGNLKLGKIAAEQLSEFEPRKTSNFVLLANMQADAGSWDEVENTRLSMKYTEAEKQPGCSWIEVRHQLHCFQSNMPMQPETAEVYSNLKTLTSQISNLDCVSNLIVSA from the exons ATGAAACAAAACTTGAAAGTAATCGGTGAACACACCAATCATATCTTCAAGCAAAACACCCAGATTACCCAGTTGGGAAAATCTGGTCAAATCCATGAAGCCGTCAAACTTTTCTCCGAAATGACCCGTAAGAACACTGTAACATACAACTCCATGATTTCTGCCTTCAATAAAAACGGCAAAATCAACGATGCACGTCACCTGTTCGACAACATGCCCCGTAGAAACCTAGTTTCTTGGAACACAATGATTGCAGGGTATTTACACTCCGATAGAATTGATGAAGCTTATCGACTGTTCGTTAAAATGCCTAAAAGAGACAGATTCTCTTGGACTCTGATGATATCTTATTTTACACGTAAAGGGGAGCTTGAAAAGGCTAGAGAACTGTTTGACTTATTTCCTCACAAGCGTGATGTGGCTTTTTGGAACGTTATGATTCGAGGGTATGGTGAGAAAGGAAGGATTGTTGAAGCTAGGAGATTGTTCGACGAAATGCCACTTAGGGTTGTTGTTTCgtggaatttgatgttatcctgtTATACCCGGAATGGCGAAATGCGTTTGGGGAGGGAGTTTTTTGAAGGAATGGCGCTAAGGGATGTTGTTTCATGGAATTTGATGGTCGATGGGTTTATTGAGGTTGGTGATTTGGATTCTGCTTGGGAGTATTTTGAGAAGACTCCCCATCCGAATGTTGTTTCTTGGGTTACAATGTTATGTGGGCTTGCACGAAGTGGTAAGATATTGGAGGCAAGGAGATTATTTGATCAGATGCAGAATAAgaatgttgtttcttggaatgcTATGATTAGTGCTTATGTGAAGGATTACCAAATTGAGGAGGCTGCCAGGTTGTTCAGTGACATGCCAAACAGGGATTCGTTTTCATGGACCACAATGATTGATGGTTATGTTCATGTTGGCCAGCTTGATAAGGCAAGGGAATTACTGAATCAAATGCCTTACAAGGATATTGCAGCGCAAACTGCAATGCTTTCTGGATACATTAAGAATAAAAGAATGGATGAAGCTTGTCAGGTTTTTAATGAGATAGCTGCTAGAGATGTTGTTTGTTGGAACACAATGATTGCAGGGTATTCACAGATGGGAAGAATGGATAAGGCTCTCAATCTATTCAAGGAGATGAAAGATAAAGATTTAGTCACTTGGAACACCATGATCATTGGTTATGCTCAAATCAGAGAAATGGAAGAAGCGGTTAAGATATTCAATGGAATGAAGATAAAGAATGTAGTCTCTTGGAATTCATTGATAACAGGTTTCTTGCAGAATGGCTTATCAATGGATGCATTGACTAGTTTCAAACTGATGGCTCATGAAGGACTAACACCTGATCATTCAACTTTTGCATGTAGTCTAAGTGCATGTGCCAATCTCGCAGCTTCGCAAGTTGGAAAGCAGATGCACAATAAGGTTTTGAAGAGTGGTCATTTAAATGATCTGTTTGTAGGGAATGCGTTGATCACCATGTATGCTAAATGTGGATGCATCTTGTGTGCTCAACTCATATTCGATGATCTTGATGAAGTTGATGTTATTTCTTGGAATTCTCTGATTACTGGGTATGcgttaaatggctatggaaaaCAAGCCGTTCAACTCTTCCAACAAATGGTGTCAAAAG GCCGTGCTGGGATGTTATCTGAAGCCTTTGAAGTGGTGAGGGGATTGAAGATCAGGGCAAATGCCGGAATATGGGGTGCATTGTTGGTTGCTTGCAAGGCTCGTGGGAATTTGAAGCTTGGTAAGATTGCTGCAGAGCAGCTTTCAGAATTTGAACCTCGTAAAACATCAAACTTTGTGTTGTTGGCAAACATGCAAGCTGATGCTGGTAGTTGGGATGAGGTCGAAAACACAAGGCTATCAATGAAATACACTGAAGCGGAGAAGCAACCAGGGTGCAGCTGGATTGAAGTTAGACATCAGTTACATTGCTTCCAGTCCAATATGCCAATGCAGCCGGAGACTGCAGAGGTTTACAGCAACTTAAAAACTTTAACCTCACAGATAAGTAACCTAGATTGCGTTTCTAACTTAATCGTCTCTGCTTGA
- the LOC107923376 gene encoding uncharacterized protein, whose translation MDPKLISYQKLVLELIDVFDDITFCYLPRDENQMADALATLASMIRLNKREDMKPIQISIYEAPAYCYNIIEEEEKDDYPWYHNILRYVKNREYPDQATENDKRTLRRLASNYVLDGEILYKRRKDQGIDVIGPISPKASNGH comes from the exons ATGGACCCCAAGCTAATTAGTTACCAGAAGTTGGTCTTGGAGTTAATTGATGTGTTTGATGATATCACTTTCTGTTacctcccacgagatgaaaaccagatggccgACGCCTTGGCTACATTAGCTTCTATGATCAGATTAAATAAACGAGAGGATATGAAACCGATCCAGATAAGTATTTACGAGGCTCCAGCGTATTGCTATAATATCATCGAAGAAGAGGAGAAAGATGATTATCCTTGGTATCATAATATTCTTCGATATGTGAAGAACCGTGAATACCCTGATcaggcaactgaaaatgataagagaacattgaggaggctggccagtaACTATGTCTTAGACGGAGAGATCTTGTATAAAAGGAGGAAGGATCAG GGCATAGACGTTATTGGGCCAATTTCACCGAAGGCTTCTAACGGAcattga